A genomic region of Limimonas halophila contains the following coding sequences:
- a CDS encoding N-acetylmuramoyl-L-alanine amidase, with amino-acid sequence MLHRMREMAVALAAAAALLAATAAAAQPRVSAVRLGEHPDKTRFVVELSQAAPYRVFTLGKPYRVVIDLPQVTWNIPEHRQGEVDTGAIESLRYGLFAPNRSRVVLDAKGPVRITDVFRLPPQDGYPHRLVVDVTRVSPENFLQPRERDPIASANPLPEAEQRQRDVAEADDDRLTIVIDAGHGGPDPGAIGVDGTYEKDLVLTYARHLKERLEQAGPYRVVLTRKRDIFLKLNERVEIANEVNGDLFISLHANATRNGRASGASVFTLSETASDEEAAELAAKENKSAVVAGMDLEGTTQTVSQILIDLAQRETMNTSKRFAGMLVDELQNEVRLLENSHRHAGFVVLKSPNVPSVLLEIGFLSHEEEIQELKTASHRRTVNSQVVDAVKQYFQWRQARR; translated from the coding sequence GTGCTGCACCGCATGCGAGAGATGGCCGTGGCCCTGGCGGCCGCCGCCGCGCTGCTCGCAGCGACGGCCGCGGCGGCCCAGCCCCGGGTGAGCGCGGTGCGCCTTGGCGAGCACCCCGACAAGACGCGCTTCGTCGTGGAACTGTCGCAAGCCGCACCCTACCGCGTCTTCACGCTGGGAAAACCCTATCGTGTGGTGATCGACCTGCCTCAGGTAACCTGGAACATTCCCGAGCACCGCCAGGGGGAGGTCGATACCGGCGCCATCGAATCCTTGCGCTACGGGTTGTTCGCCCCCAACCGCAGCCGCGTGGTGCTGGACGCCAAGGGTCCGGTGCGGATCACGGACGTGTTTCGGCTGCCGCCGCAGGACGGCTACCCGCACCGCCTAGTCGTGGACGTAACGCGGGTGTCGCCGGAGAACTTCCTGCAGCCGCGCGAACGCGACCCCATTGCGTCGGCGAACCCGCTGCCGGAAGCCGAACAACGCCAGCGCGACGTTGCAGAAGCTGACGACGACCGCCTGACCATCGTCATCGACGCCGGCCACGGCGGGCCGGACCCGGGTGCGATCGGGGTGGACGGCACCTACGAAAAGGATCTGGTGCTGACCTATGCGCGCCACCTCAAGGAGCGGCTGGAGCAAGCGGGGCCCTACCGCGTCGTGCTCACGCGCAAGCGCGACATCTTCCTGAAGCTGAACGAGCGCGTGGAGATCGCGAACGAGGTGAACGGCGACCTCTTCATCTCGCTACACGCCAACGCCACGCGCAACGGGCGCGCCAGCGGCGCCTCGGTGTTCACGCTGTCGGAGACCGCCTCCGACGAAGAGGCCGCCGAACTCGCCGCCAAGGAGAACAAGAGCGCCGTCGTCGCCGGCATGGACCTGGAGGGCACGACCCAGACGGTCAGCCAGATTCTCATCGACCTCGCCCAGCGCGAGACGATGAACACCTCCAAGCGCTTCGCCGGGATGCTGGTGGACGAGTTGCAGAACGAGGTGCGGCTGCTGGAGAACAGCCATCGCCATGCCGGCTTCGTCGTGCTCAAATCCCCGAACGTGCCCTCGGTGCTGCTGGAGATCGGGTTCCTCTCCCACGAAGAGGAGATCCAGGAACTCAAGACCGCCTCGCACCGGCGCACGGTGAACAGTCAAGTGGTGGACGCGGTGAAGCAGTATTTCCAGTGGCGGCAGGCGCGGCGGTGA
- a CDS encoding ribonuclease E/G codes for MSRRILIDAGHPEETRVVALSGNRLEEFDYESRDNKPLKGNIYLAKVTRVEPSLQAAFVDYGGNRHGFLPFSEIHPDYYRLPVADREALMEEERAARQQRLQGEDDGTAGDGGEPDEAAQAAAEGAQRRTAQDEGDGDPRADADIEQLETANAVETLTGDEMEDAARRRAAMLGRYKIQEVIKRRQVMLVQVVKEERGTKGAALSTYLSIAGRYCVLMPNTDRGGGVSRKIASAKDRKRLKGVLAELNIPDGMSVIVRTAGADRSKVEIRRDYEHLLRQWDHIRETTLQSLAPCLIYEEANLIKRTIRDLYTREMEQVIVEGDEGYRAAKSFMRSLIPSHAKKVQKHDDPRVPLFHKHGVETQLDNIHNPAVQLQSGGYVVINQTEALVAIDVNSGKATKERHIEETALKTNLEAADEIARQLKLRDLAGLIVIDFIDMDAARNNREVEHRLKEAMKQDRARIQLGRISPFGLLELSRQRLRPSLHETSTDVCKTCGGSGFVRSQDSTALHVLRALEEEGIKRGGGEVVLTIPTQVALYVLNDKRDRLIGIEQRYGFRARIQTDDHLVPPQYRLDRIATQRAESEEESADADAGQAASGDSETDGRKRGQRGGRKRQAEPAEEAAGQQSAQASDSGEQAAQQAESGGSGEESRRRRRGKRGGQRRSKRRQEQPGETGGEAAVQAQESAGSGPELAASAPDASAEAASNPVSGDSATPAEAPAAEVETAAAEAEPVARTAPAEATGAETSTTEVATTQAPDEAAATTTEAGETEAQGEATQSGTGGKSRRSSNGRKRSSRASGGRSRSSRSRKSGQVADTTASEQADTGSAGESAPAQSPAADTASADAETSGGAAQSDTAPQTDTAPEAESAVEARDASEPVAPAQPAMESRDDGGATAATSNGGDTGESAADDQAGADPAAGRAEPAQAEEPAAQEVAAPTGVDEVKESPRPRRRGWWRRSTG; via the coding sequence ATGAGCAGACGCATCCTCATCGATGCCGGCCACCCGGAAGAGACCCGGGTGGTCGCGCTTTCTGGCAACCGCCTGGAAGAATTCGACTACGAGAGCCGCGACAACAAGCCGCTTAAGGGAAACATCTACCTCGCCAAGGTGACGCGGGTGGAGCCGTCGCTCCAGGCCGCGTTCGTGGACTATGGCGGCAACCGGCACGGCTTCCTGCCGTTCTCGGAAATCCATCCCGACTACTACCGGCTGCCCGTCGCGGACCGCGAGGCGCTCATGGAGGAGGAGCGCGCGGCCCGGCAGCAGCGGCTGCAGGGGGAAGACGACGGCACCGCCGGGGACGGCGGCGAGCCCGATGAAGCCGCGCAGGCCGCGGCCGAGGGCGCGCAGCGGCGCACCGCCCAGGACGAGGGCGACGGCGATCCGCGCGCGGACGCCGACATCGAGCAGTTGGAGACGGCCAACGCCGTCGAGACGCTGACCGGTGACGAGATGGAGGATGCCGCGCGCCGCCGCGCGGCCATGCTGGGGCGCTACAAGATCCAGGAGGTGATCAAGCGCCGCCAGGTCATGCTGGTTCAGGTGGTGAAGGAGGAGCGCGGCACGAAGGGCGCGGCGCTGTCCACCTACCTCTCCATCGCCGGGCGCTACTGCGTGCTCATGCCCAACACCGACCGCGGCGGCGGGGTGTCGCGCAAGATCGCCAGCGCCAAGGACCGCAAGCGCCTGAAGGGCGTGCTGGCCGAGCTGAACATCCCGGACGGCATGTCGGTGATCGTGCGCACGGCCGGCGCGGACCGCTCCAAGGTGGAGATCCGGCGCGACTACGAGCACCTGCTGCGCCAGTGGGACCACATCCGCGAGACAACGCTGCAGTCGCTCGCGCCGTGCCTGATCTACGAGGAAGCCAACCTCATCAAGCGCACCATCCGCGACCTCTACACGCGCGAGATGGAGCAGGTGATCGTCGAGGGGGACGAGGGCTACCGTGCCGCCAAGTCCTTCATGCGCTCCCTCATCCCCTCCCACGCCAAGAAGGTGCAGAAGCACGACGACCCGCGCGTGCCGCTGTTCCACAAGCACGGCGTGGAGACGCAGCTGGACAACATCCACAACCCGGCGGTCCAGCTGCAGTCGGGCGGCTATGTCGTCATCAACCAGACCGAGGCGCTGGTCGCCATCGACGTGAACTCGGGCAAGGCGACCAAGGAGCGCCACATCGAGGAGACGGCGCTCAAGACCAACCTGGAAGCCGCCGACGAGATCGCGCGCCAGCTGAAGCTGCGCGACCTGGCGGGCCTGATCGTCATCGACTTCATCGACATGGACGCGGCGCGCAACAACCGCGAGGTCGAGCACCGCCTGAAGGAGGCGATGAAGCAGGACCGGGCACGCATCCAGCTCGGCCGCATCAGTCCCTTCGGCCTGCTGGAGCTGTCGCGCCAGCGGTTGCGGCCCAGCCTGCACGAGACCTCGACGGACGTGTGCAAGACCTGCGGCGGCAGCGGCTTCGTGCGCTCGCAGGATTCCACGGCGCTGCACGTTCTGCGCGCGCTGGAGGAAGAGGGCATCAAGCGCGGCGGCGGCGAGGTGGTGCTCACGATCCCGACGCAGGTCGCGCTCTACGTGCTTAACGACAAGCGCGACCGCCTCATCGGGATCGAGCAGCGCTACGGCTTCCGCGCCCGCATCCAGACCGACGACCATCTGGTGCCGCCGCAGTACCGCCTGGACCGCATCGCCACGCAGCGTGCGGAAAGCGAAGAGGAGTCGGCCGACGCCGACGCCGGACAGGCGGCGAGCGGCGACAGCGAGACGGACGGCCGCAAGCGCGGCCAGCGCGGCGGCCGCAAGAGACAGGCGGAGCCGGCGGAGGAAGCTGCCGGCCAGCAGTCCGCCCAGGCCAGCGATTCCGGCGAGCAGGCCGCGCAGCAGGCGGAGTCCGGCGGCTCAGGCGAGGAATCGCGCCGGCGCCGCCGCGGCAAGCGGGGCGGCCAGCGCCGCTCCAAGCGCCGCCAGGAGCAGCCGGGCGAAACCGGCGGTGAGGCCGCTGTCCAGGCGCAGGAATCGGCCGGGTCCGGGCCCGAACTCGCGGCGTCCGCACCGGATGCGTCCGCCGAGGCGGCCTCGAATCCGGTGAGCGGCGACAGCGCGACGCCTGCCGAAGCCCCGGCGGCCGAGGTGGAAACGGCAGCCGCCGAAGCCGAACCGGTTGCCCGGACCGCGCCGGCCGAAGCCACCGGTGCGGAAACGTCGACAACCGAGGTGGCCACGACGCAGGCACCTGACGAGGCGGCGGCCACGACCACGGAAGCCGGTGAAACCGAAGCGCAGGGCGAGGCGACGCAATCCGGCACCGGCGGCAAGAGCCGCCGGTCGTCGAACGGCCGCAAGCGCAGCAGCCGCGCCAGCGGCGGGCGCAGCCGGTCCAGCCGCAGCCGCAAGAGCGGCCAGGTCGCTGACACGACGGCGTCCGAACAGGCGGATACCGGGTCGGCGGGCGAGTCCGCGCCGGCCCAGTCCCCAGCGGCCGACACAGCGTCTGCAGACGCCGAAACGAGCGGGGGAGCGGCTCAGTCGGACACCGCACCCCAGACGGACACCGCCCCCGAGGCGGAGTCCGCCGTGGAGGCGCGGGACGCCAGCGAACCGGTGGCGCCGGCCCAGCCCGCGATGGAAAGCCGGGACGACGGCGGCGCGACGGCCGCTACATCGAACGGGGGCGATACCGGGGAAAGCGCGGCTGACGACCAGGCCGGAGCGGACCCGGCCGCTGGCCGCGCCGAACCGGCGCAGGCCGAAGAGCCGGCGGCGCAGGAGGTTGCGGCGCCCACCGGTGTCGACGAGGTCAAGGAGTCGCCCCGGCCGCGCCGCCGCGGGTGGTGGCGCCGGTCCACGGGGTAA
- a CDS encoding SRPBCC family protein, with the protein MARVSESARLYAPAERVWEAIGEFGSIANWHPGVLACELDSHGTHTVRKLDVGADEPVVERLDVHDTRAMRYSYSLESGPLPVRDYRATLSVHRDDGNSCTVEWNSEFQPTSDDPGEAVEAVRDIYRKGLEHLRFTLGA; encoded by the coding sequence ATGGCGCGTGTGAGCGAGTCGGCGCGGCTTTATGCCCCCGCCGAGCGCGTGTGGGAAGCAATCGGTGAGTTCGGGAGTATCGCGAACTGGCACCCGGGGGTGCTGGCGTGCGAGCTAGACAGCCACGGCACGCACACCGTGCGCAAGCTGGACGTGGGCGCCGACGAACCGGTGGTGGAGCGGCTGGACGTCCACGACACCAGGGCCATGCGCTACAGCTATTCGCTCGAAAGCGGACCGTTGCCCGTGCGCGACTACCGCGCGACGCTTAGCGTCCACCGCGACGATGGCAACAGCTGCACCGTGGAGTGGAACAGCGAATTCCAGCCCACCAGCGACGACCCCGGCGAGGCCGTCGAGGCCGTGCGGGACATCTACCGCAAGGGGCTCGAGCACCTGCGGTTCACGCTGGGCGCCTGA
- a CDS encoding DUF3096 domain-containing protein — protein MYISLHMVQPILAIAIGLLILLQPKMAHYLVAIFLIVFGILELAPMI, from the coding sequence ATGTACATTTCCCTGCACATGGTTCAGCCGATCCTGGCGATCGCGATCGGCCTGCTGATCCTGCTGCAACCCAAGATGGCCCACTATCTGGTCGCGATCTTCCTGATCGTCTTCGGCATCCTCGAACTCGCGCCAATGATCTGA